In the genome of Peromyscus eremicus chromosome 8b, PerEre_H2_v1, whole genome shotgun sequence, the window CACCTTCAGAGTGGATGTGGCCCATACACCTCAGAATCCTCTGCTAGGAAAGAGCTGAGACTGGACTCAGTCCAGAGCTGTTTCCTACGTTTCCTCTACTGACAGTCCAGCCTGTTTGTTTCAAGCTGGGCATGTCTGACTCCGTCCGTGTGCTCCTTTTTTTCCTGAACAAAGTCAAATTGACCGTTTGCTCAGAACCGTTCTTGGTTGACTGGTCCGTGTGGAGTGAGGAGTTCCTGACTAGCATTTCTCTTTCATATGCAGATTTTAAGGAAAGTACTTTCCAGTGTCATGTATAAGGCTTCCTAACCAAGGctaatctttcttctttttcttaaaatttggATTTCAAGGCCTGACAAAGCAGAAGATTGTAACCAATCCTGGCACTTTAACTTAAATGAGATTCAGGTATTGATCTTTTTATTGTACTTCTATTGCAAATAGAGTGTTGTACCTTCAAAGTCATGTTTAAAATTACAGGGTCAGGAAGGAATCCCTAGGACTGAGGCCCTGGGTCTGTTTAGTAATTACTGCTGTCTACCACAACCCCATAAagtcaaaaaggaaaacaaacactttttCCTCCTCGTCCTAGGTCTGAGTGACTGTTAGAAGCAAGCTCAGGTGGCAGCAGGGCCTGTCCTGGCTGCACAGAGACCCTGTGCTTACCTGCAGCCCTAACTAGTCCTTAGCCCTGGGGCCTCTGAGTGAAAGTGGGCCCTTGGTCCGTGTGGTGAGAGACAACTGTGACTTGGAGAGTAGGCATGTGGTACCCAAGGCTGGTCATTCTGGCCACAGATGGTATGAGTTTCTGAGTAGGAACTCTGAGCAAAGGGGAAATGGTAGGCCTCTTCAGTATCAGAGTTCCTGTTACAGAGCGGCTAATGGGATTCTAGGTCAGGACTAAGTTGTGAGCTCATGAGAGTTTAACAGAAGTGCCCCTGAGATCCTCGTGGCATATTGAACCTACCTCTACATGCTCAACTTTCCTTAAGGGGCACCAACAGTTCCTGTGTTTGGTCACATGTCACGGTGCCTGGGGTGGCCTTGAGGAAGTGGCAGGCCCGACAGGTGAATTCAGAGAGCCGCAGGTTTTGTTGTTGGGGGATAGGAATAGCTGTCCTTTACCGAGCGTCTGAACACGCACACACTCTAGCTGTCATCTGAATCATCACTGAGCACTTACCATGCTGTCAGTCCTTCTGACGATTTGGGGTGAGTGACGGAGGTTCGCCAGGGACATAGGAGAACTGCACAGACAGCTTCAGGCTTCCCTTTTTCTCAAGAATCCAGATGCCAAGTCTGTCTGTCAGGCCAGGTCCCCCAGGAAACACGTTGAGGTGAAAGTAGCTAATGAGGCTGAGGGAAGTGGCAGGTGAGGGGGCACGTGAAAGGGACAGCAGACAGGAGGCGGGGCTGTGCTTACATGGGCCAGGGAGGCTGGCCGACAGGATCTTGACATGTGGGGAGCAGGGGAAAGCCAAGTTATCCTTTCCATGTTCCTTCGTCTGCTTCCTTTACACTGAAGTTCTTTTGTCTGATGGTTGTGTAGACACTGAAAAAATGAGCTTGAGCCCTTTGGGCCTGGTGTTACTACCGGCCAGGTTAGCAGGGTACAGGCTGCCTTTGTCAAAAGCTCCTCTGGAAGTCAAGgtcttacatttgtttgtttgtttcatagtcctttGTTTTAGAGCTGTTTTATATTTACAGAAAAACTGAGTGCAAAGTTCACACTGAGTGTCCCCCATGTTCATTGCCCATCCACACTCTGATTTTCACAGCTGAGCCTGTATCGATACCGTATTGTTAACCAAAGCACACAGCCTACATTAGAGTGCGTGTCTTATGTTGTAGTTTTATGGGTCTTGACAAGTCAGTGAAGTACCCTGTGGAGAAGTGTCACTGCCTGAAGTCCCATGGTCACTTGTCCCCACCTTCTCTTGTCATTCCTGATACCCAAGGTGACCACGGGTCTCCTTGTGTTTCAAGATCTGCCCTTTTCCAGAACGTCATGTGGTTGGCGTTGTGCAGTTCACGGCTCGGTTCAGACTGCTGCTTTCACGCATGGCAGTACATTTAAACTTCCTCACGTGTTTCTGGGGTTCAGAGGCCATTTCTTCATCAttctcttacttttttattttattttatttttttccaagacagggtttctctgtgaagccctggctgtctttgaactcatagagatccgcctgcctctgcctcccgagtgctgggatcaaagccgtgcgccaccactacccggccttacagttttctttaagagcttGTGTTCTCACATGCAGCTCTTTAACGTGCAGAACAAGCACAGAATCATTGGCTCGGTTAAATGGCCAGGGCTTGAGTGCTTTTGTTTAGTATATGAGTTTGTTAGGTCTTGGGTAAACTTTTTGTTTAAATCACATGTAGGACCTTTTGCTAGACATGAAGATCTATTGGCCTGATGTGATTCACCCATCTTCTAATCGCAGCCGATTCTGGTAAGTCTGATTTCTGTTGGCCATGTGCATTTTTAGCACAGGTGTGAAGAATTTCTAAGGGTGTTCTGGATGGCAGCTTGTGGGAGACACAGAGAacaggtgagaccctgtctctagagGCTGAGCACTGCCTTTTGTCAAGAAATGACTTTGGTATGTAGCTTTGAATGCCTTTCTCCAGTGGGTTAAAAATGAGGTCAGGTGGAATTTATGTTATGAGCTTGTTTTCTAATGTATTGTTATTTCATCCATTGCTTCATTTAAAAAGTCCAGTCTTCCAAAATTTAACAAATCAAATGCttgcatatttaaaaatcaatctaaatcagatacagagagagagagagagagagagagagagagagagagagagagagagaggagggagagagagagagagggagagaatataCCTTAAAGGTAGTGATCTCATGGTGACCTGGTCGGAGACAAGGTGAGAGTCTCACAGGGACAGTCTTCTTCCACGTCAGCAGGAGCTGAACCTGGAATTAACCCAGTTGTTtgaaaagcattgttttttttaaaagaagataaaatcGATTCAACTGaaggtaatttttttctacatcttCTACCAATGTGAAAATTATTCATATTACAGCTAATAATATCTTTCCAGATATCCTAATTTAGCCTAGAAATATTTCTGTGTAGAATTTTTAGGGGAATTTAAAAGCTTAAGTTTGGTAAAATGCTTTAAAGCAGCAGAATGTAAATGATACCCCCTTCCTGGATCATAGTGTTGAGTACGGCTTTTTCTTGAGTGCGTGCTGTTTTGGGATTCATGAACCATAATGTGTAGGTAAACAGAATACTCAGTGAAAGCTTGGGTGATGAATAGCGTACTAGATTGAATCTGGGTTGTCCCACACACTggatgctctcccactgagctggaCTCCCAGTATTGTTAATTCTGAGAAAGCTgctcactaagttgctcagggtagccttgaactcactttgcagcccaggcaagccttgaactttcAACTTAGTTTTTGAATTGAATTGAGTGGAAAGTCCTCACTTCAGACCTGAGGAGAATCCCTTATTAGAGGCTGACAGGGAATGGGCTCAGGTGGCCGTGGTGACAAGCCACCCTGCCTCCTCTTTGGTCCTTAGGTAGAGTCATGCATGGGTTGTGCCCCACTCTGGAACTCCCTGGCTCATGCATTGGCTCTGCAGAGGACCACACACTGCTGTGCAGTGTGACACATGTCACAAGAATGACATTTCCCTCTTTCTCAGTTAATTGGTTATCACTGGAGtatgttggggttttttgtttgtttgtttgtttggttttggtttttggtttttttctgaggcagggtttctctgtataacaatcttatctgtcctagaactcacagagatcctcctgcctctgcctcctgagtgctgggattaaaggtgtgtgccaccacacctggagtaTGTTGTGATAGTAGAGATGCCCTGGAAGTGTTTGTGTTGGGAAACATGACAGGAGTGAGCAGTGCTCTCTGGAGAGGGTTGAATGTTGCTGGGGCCTGGGTCTTCTGTGAAGGCTGTGACAGGCTCAGTGCATGTGACAGCTCCGTTCTAGAGGACTCATCTGAGCGTGCTTACGGTGAATCTCACAGGAAACATGAGTGGGACAAGCACGGCACTTGTGCTGCACAGCTGGATGCCCTCAATTCCGAGAAGAAGTACTTTGGGAAGAGCCTGGATCTGTACAAGCAGCTTGACCTCAACAGGTGTGTACACATCTCACTGCAGGCTTTCTGTCATTGAGCTGAGGCCAGGCCACTGGGAATGAGTGTGCAACACTCCTGCTAATAACCTGTGTGTTATGGTCCCTGAAAGTGGTGTGGTGGGCTCATTCCTGGGCAGTAATTGAGCCCCTGAAATGTTGGACCATTCTGGATTAAGGCCATAGAGTGCACAGACTTAGGCTGCCTCCTGGTGCTGACTTGTCATTAATGAGTCAGCCCCTAGGAAGTGAAGACTGACAGGCATGCTGTAACCTCTGAAAAAGTTGCTGCCTTAAGATCGTTTCCATAGAGACACCAAGCATCAATAGATCTTTATATCGGTTGTAGCGCTCCTTGAACAAGTGTGAGGTGAAGGGAAAGGGTCAATTAAGTCCTAGAATGAGCCAAATCCAAGTAGATTTTTACTGCCTGCCCTGACCTCAGTTCTGGACTTGGGGAATATATTGTCACCACACCAAGGTAGTGAATATGTGAGAGCAACATGGTCTGCAAGGCTAGTGGTCTGGCCTGTCCCTTTTCATCTAGACATTCCTGTTGTGCCAAGTGTATTAAGTgcttcttatttgtttattgtttgaacTTGTTATTTattaggtaggggtgtgtgtgtgtgtgtgtgtgtgtgtgtgtgtgtgtgtgtgtacgcgtgcgcgcgtgtgcgcgtgtgctaGAGAACTTGGTAGCCCCGCACCCCCATGTAAGGACAGAGAAATGCAGGCTGTGAGGAACGAGAGATCACCAGACGGCAGGACTTTGATCTTCAGATTCCCCAGCTCCTAGACATGTGAGGAATAAACGTCTGCCGAAAAGGAAGGAGTGTACAGTGTCTGCACACACTGCTTTCATTTGTACAGCTTGTTCTAGTCAGAGCAGTTCTCCTTCAGATGAGAATAATCCCGAGATCCTTTGCTCATCAATCATATTTAAGGTTCATGAATTAAATCTGCTCACAAGATGAATAAACCTCTGTTGGTTCTCTACACATATTCTTTGCCTCTAACAAAAAGACTCACGATGGTGTGTCACCGTCTCGTACAGATAGTTTTCTGTATCATTGTGATCAAAAGCAGCTGGGATTTGAATCAATTAATTTGGCAGTGGAAGAGGAGGGGCAGGTGCCTTCGGAGAGATGACATAACCAAAGAATGCCTGGAAGGCCTTGAAGCCACCAGCCAGCAAAGCACAGGGTTGAGAGGCCTTGTGATCCTTTCTGACATAAGTTGTACAATTTGGTTATAAGACCTCTTTAGATCTTATCCCCATGATATGAAAAGCATGATTGGTCAGCGCTCAGATTTTGAAGTTCCTTTCGTCTTGTAAAAATttgtgttataaaaaaaaaacgcCAGATGGTGGTGggcacctttaaccccagcactcaagaggcagaggcacatggtgtgctcctttaattccagcactcaagaggcaggggcacgcggatctctctgagttcgaacctggtctacacagtgagttccagggcagccaaggctacacagagaagccctgtctccaaaaaaaaaaaaaaaaaaattatttttatttatttatttatttttgcattattAGGCTGTgtatggtggcaaatgcctttaatcccagcactttggaggcagaggcaggtggatctctgtaagggtgaggccagcttgctctgcatagcaagttccaggccaaccagggctacacagtgagaccctttctcaaaacaaaagatccgCATGTCTGCATTATTAAGTACATATCCTAGGAGTTACATACCAGTGACGGTAACAGACCCTCAGCATGGTGAGTCGTGTGTATAGTTTATTTAACCTGTGGGGTTAAATAATACACTGAGAATACACTATCTCTTGCAGTAAGGATAAAACCTTTGGAAACCCTGACCCAAAAAGTGTAGGTTTTTCAGAAACCTACTGGGCACTTAGAAGCCACTGTGAGGAATCCCTGCAGGAAGGTCCATCATGTACTTCTGGAGCATAGGAAGGAGGCTGTTAAAAAGAATCTGCCCTTCCAGAAAGGCGGACAGACAGACCCACAGAGAGCTTCTGCTGTGGTATGAGTTGAGGCTAACTCATTTaaccaaataggaaaagaagaataaCGATTGTCATGAGCTGGAAATGGTCTAAGTAACTAAGTAGCTCCTATTTGCAGCCTTTGAAGCCTAGTAGTTTCTTcttagagacacacacagagcttttACCCTTGGAACACTGCTGTCTAGACACAGCCACTCACTGGCTGTCAGCAAGTGAGCCCAGAGGCCTGCTAACTGGAAGGCACTCCCGGGTGGGTAGTGCTTGCTTAAAATGTCAAAGAGCAGTTGTAGAAGAGTGATTACTCTCCCCAGTTCCTCCAGGACAAATGGAGAATCCTGTCTGTTTCATAAGACATAAACGAGGTATCCTAACTGTAAATCGGGCTACGCATTTCATAATGTAAAGGCAGCCAGTCTGAGAAGCTGCAGAGCCGTGGGGCAGTTCTCAGAGCATCTGCAAGTGTAGACATGGGCTAGCACCGGGCTGTCTTCACTCAGAAGAGGACATGACACAACGtggcccatctttctctttgctttattTCCTGGCCACCTGCATCAGGTGGAACAGTATGTGACTACAGGTGCTGAGCAACATTTTCTAGTAATGCCATTAAAAACAGCAGTAAAAAAATCTAGTCAAAAATTATAATAACACGTTCAGCTCAGTTTATCCAAAACACTAAAATTGTAACTTGTAATAAATACTGTTTTGAAGTTGGAATATTTTATACTTTGTTGGAGCTCTGTGTTGATCATATACTGGCAGCCAGGGCAGGCAGTGGCACACTTACATGGATTTGGGGGTGTTTCTGGGGTTTCAGGGACCTTTCCCGCTTTCCCTTGCTGCCACAGACTGATGACAAGTAGAGAGAAAGAGTTGCAGCCTCAGACCTACCCCCTTGGGTCACAATCCTGAACCATCCAGGAAATTGTGGGACCACAGAGAATTCCTTTGCAGTGAGTGGTCTAGGGACTTTTACATTGTGCCTCCAGTATTTAAGTAAGTTTGTGATGAGAAACTCTGATAGAATTCTAGGCTATAAGCATTTAAATTCTTTGAAGATATGGCTGCACAGTTCTTCAGGATAAGTCTGGAGTCACATGAGACAGGATAAGGTACGGTGCAGAGCCCATGTGGACAGTTGCTTGCACAGGGTATGTTGCTGTGGATGGGGTGGTGTGGAGTATACCATGCCTGTGTCGGTGGTGCCTGCCCAGGGCCAGAAAAGAAGGGGCTGGGAGCCGCCTCTGGGCTCGTCTTGTTAGTGGATTTATTGCTGGAAGTCAGAAAAGACTCTCCTTTAAAAGCCTCTTAATTTTCACTGTGAAATCCAATGAAAAGAACAAAGTGAATGCACTGTCATAATGcagctaattttaattttttatttcagcaTACTGCTAAAATTTGGGATCAAGCCGTCTATCAATTACTACCAGGTAAGGCTTGCTTACCTTTAGCCTTCTGTCTAGAGTCTAGTGTTCGTCCCTGGGGACATTCGGCAGGATCCGTTCATCTTGTGAGCCACACCTGGGTTCTAAAGTGACCCAGCACAATCTACTTGGAATGGATTTTCCTTGAATTGTTTGTGTTTGCACGTGAGTGTACACTAAAGGCCGCTTAGGCCACTGACTTGGAGGCACAGATCCATGGTTCTGCCAAATCCTCCAGGCCTCAGCACAGGGTACATTCAATGTCATGGTGTTTGAGGGCAAACaaactggctttttgtttttcaagtaaaCTACATGACACAGGAAATAATGTCACATCTTATTGACTAAGAGGGACATGTGCAATGTAGATGCTTTCAATTCTGGAttgtctggttttttgtttgccttAGAGAGATGTCCCTCAAAAGCTTGAAATACACCTAGGCTCACAGGAGAGTTCGAAGACTGTTGCTTTAGGGCGATTCTCAGGTGTTTTTGTGCTTATTGTAAGGTGTGGCTCTAAAACAGCTCCAGAGGACCGTTTGGGACAGGATGGACACTGAGTCTCTGCCTGATGACAGTGTGTGAACTGTCTGTAGGACTGTGTGCTCCTTTTCCTGGGTGATGTGTAGCTCTCCCTCTGTGGACAGTAGGGAGTTGGACCCTGGCCTTGAGGAAGGAACTTTGGCTGCCAGTTAAGTTAGACCCTCCTGGGCAGCCACAGCATGAGGGTTTGTAAGGCTTCCCCAAGCTCACCTGGCTCCTGCTTAAGCTGATGGGCAGCGGGAGGTGGGGTAAGGTGGGGTTTTTACAGTTTCACCTGGCTTGATGTTCAGAGATGGTATCCATGGTGATGGGAATGACAGCCGCCTGCCGAGCTGCCTCATACACTTGGTAAGGAATACCAGACAGTGACTTGGAAAACTCCTGATCCAAAAGCATCCAAGCCTGTGTCTGCTCACGTGCTCTATGGTGCATTGGTGCTGCTGGAGCCCTGGGAGGAACTAGTGACCAGGCATTTTCCAGAAGTTGGTGGCTGGGGTGCAGTCCACAGCTTCCACGGGCCCTGAGGTCCATGGGTGGTAGGGAGCACAGGTTTAGCTGGAAGGTGAGAGCACGTCTCTGGAGACCCTGGAGTAGAGGGTGCATGGCATGGGAACCGGGGTGGTAAGAGTCATGGCATGCTGTGAGACTTAgggccactttttttttcctgtggtgggTTGAGGCTGTGCCCCTGCAGAGAAGGGGGCTGCTGTGTGAAGGTTTGAGGCGTTGGTAGGCCTGAGGAAAAGCTTTGGGGAATCCCAACAGTCAGTTGGCAAGGGTAGCTTCAGGCAAGGTAGCGTAGAAGAGAGAAGCTGGGCTGGGCTGCTGGAGACAGGGAAGAATTAAGCTACCCAGTGGAGAGGAAGGTGGAGCAGAGAGAAAACTGTTGGGAATGTTTGGACCCCCTTGGTAGAGCCTGGTAAGTTGGTAGTGACTTGTCCTTCAGTGATGGTTCCAGGACATCCTCAAGCTTTACTCCAGGtcctctatatgtgtgtgtgtgtgggtgggtgtgggtgctctttagaaataaaaaaatcagtgagtGTGTGAGCATTCTCCCGTTGAAGTTCTTTGCTAATGCTTTTATTTAATATCAGCTTGCAGATTTCAAAGATGCACTTACCAGATTCTATGGCGTGGTGCCTAAAATCCAGTGCCTTCTGCCAGAACAGGTCAGACTTGCGCTTTGTCACCTGTCTGTCTCTGGAAAAGATGATTTCACTCTCCGGGTACTTTTGTCTCCACTGTGGAGTTTCTGGGACAGAGTTACATTGGGGcatttctgtgtatatatgtgtacaggCAAGTGTATGGGAAAGCACATAGATGTCTTCAAGTAACTCGTGTGTTTCTAAAATTCCTTCCTTGGGGGAGACATAAACAGCATCTGCTTCCCCTCTTAAGGTCTTAACAGCATACTGGGGCATGATTCCACCAGGGTTCACTTGGGGAAACCCATGAGTTATTGAACTTGATTACAGAACACAGGTGAGGGGTTACCAACAGGGGCGTGGGTGCTACTCTCCCAGAAGGCCAACCAGAATGTCTACCCAGTAGGGATGGCTTTTCCATAGCCTCCTCCATAGATGGAGCCCCTCTAGTCTTCTCCTGGCTATATATTCAGGCCCCTCCCGGAGACCATGTACTGTTAGTGTAGAGTTGGCTACAGGAGGAGATAAGAAGCAACTGGATCCATGTGGGTGAGAGTCACATGACCCTCCACTCTGCTGTGAAGGCATGTAAACAGTTGAGCCCAGATGGGATGATCTTTTGCAAGAGGCACAGCTGAACTCACCAAGATGGCAGATGTTTGGCTCAAAGACTAGTTTTGTGTAGCACTGTAGGCTTCGATTTTATGTCATTTCACTCTATGAGAATGTCCTgttggaagaggagagggaggaggagggggaggggagagggagagggacgggagaggggggagggggagggagagggaggagaggaggcatAAGCGTTTCTAAGTttccaagatttttttgttttgctttgtttgttcacttatttgttaggttttgtttttgagtcagggtttctctattcTATaactggctgacctggaactggctgtatagaccaggctggcctgtaccttacagagatcacctgcctctctgtgtgccaccacacctggcagctTCTAAGCTTTTATGTTGCCACTCTTAATCACTTTAATTGTAGCATACTGTCTAATTTCTAGACAAAATTGTAGTTTTTTTCCAggttataaataaaattgaagctgggcggtggtggcacacacctttaatcccagcactcaggaggcagaggcaggtggatctctgagttcgaggccagcctggtctacagagcgagatccaggacaggcaccaaaactacgcagagaaaccctgtctcgaaaaacctaaactaacaaacaaacaaataaataaataaataaaaattgagatTCTTCTGGCTGCTAGGAACTATTTTGACATTGACTTTGCCAGGGTACCCACGTGTGCTTTGGGCACATTTGGGTCAGTGTGCATCTTTAGAGTCACTTGGTGggtttttgttctttgtcttCCAAGCTGAAAACACCTCCTCACGGCAGGCTTACAGGCTAGCAGAGGTGAGCCATGGTGACTGTGAGGAACAGGCCTCCACCCAGGGTCCCCCCTGAGCACCAGCCTCCTCTGTCTCTGATCTGGAACTGCTGCTTTTGTTATTTTCAAGTGCTGAAGTATTGTGACCCTCAGATTGGTAATAACCCATGCTTTCTGAATTCTGAGGTGTCTGCTGCTGTGACCCCAGATTGGTAATAAACCATGCTCTCTGAATTCTGAGGTGTCTGCCGCTGTGACCCCAGATTGGTAATAACTCATGGTTTCTGAATTCTGAGGTGTCTGCCTTTTTCTATTTCAGGGAGAGAAGGTGCAAACCGTTGGTCAGATAGAGTTGTGCTTCACCAAGGAGGATTTCCATTTGCGGAACTGTACTGAACCAGGTGAGCAGCTGTCCTCCAACCAGGGAGCCTGGCCGGCCGTGGGCGCTTCCACACACGGGATGATGGTCTGTGAAGATGGTCCAATCTTCTATCCTCCACCTGCAAAGACCCAACACTGATGGTCACGTTTAGGAAATATTATATGTTCCACAAAGTAAGAACAAGTCACAAATTATTGGTTTCTAAAAATCCACTCAAAAGTTTCTTAAAATGTGTTTGGCTCTTGTGTGTTAatgagttgatttttgtgcagtCTAATTAGTAGGTGCTCCTGTGCTCTTCCTGTCAGCTGCCAGCAGTTGGTGTCAGGCCTTATTTCCTGTCCCTAAGTAGCTAGATTCACACTGGTAATTCACAAGAACTTGGAAGTCTTGGCACAGCAATTTTTTATTTTGGTCAAGCTTAAattattgtgtttctttttttaaaatttaaagtttattattgtgtgtgtacgaTTTATGACGTGTGTATGGGTGCGTGCACATACCATGGAAcctatgtagaggtcagaggactgtTGCTTGATCCTAACGGCTCTCTCAGGGGTAGGGGTGAGAAAGCATGGTGTCAACGGCACAGACaccgggagtcagttgaaggcagaCAACAAACTCGTTTAtttaataacagggaaggccttatataccctcctccagcacccagtctgtgtcccAATAtggtggcattgtgtggtcatccctccttggctgggcatgatctggaactctgacagcacctgttgctaggtcctcaggcagactccaggttgctcataaggaagtacattatgtgaatgccttggctactggtctgaaccaatttcctcgaccctatgggcctgtcctattACAAGAGGACAATTTTTGGGAATCATTTTCTCCAGCATAggttttggggatcaaacccaggtcatcatgTTGCAGTGAAATAACACTTCCCACTTTACACTCTCAGGGAATGAGGACAAAGGACACTCTTTATAAGGACACTCTTTAATAAAAGTGTGTGTCTGGTCTGGCAGCCTGGCTAGTGCCCAGAGACTGACCATGGGCAGAAATACTTGACAGTTTATATAGATGTTGGGCTAtaacatggcacacatacattgCCATCTGTAAATCTCCCTTAAGTCCCTGCGTGAGTTAACTTTGAGCAATTAAACATGTTTTATAGGGACAGACACTGCAAGCTTTGCCATTTTGGTGGGATAGTAGATTTACAGAGCAAGGATACTGTCacaattatttttgaaatagatTAATGTTGCTCGTTTCAAGTAATTGCTACCCAGGGTCATCTGCCTGTCTGGCAGAATTATGTTCTTGGTAAGAGGGCCAGGACTTTATGGGCAGCTGTTTTCCAGTGCCACACCCCTTTGAACTAAATGGTAAAGATGTTCTTTTGATAGCAAATAGGGCCTGATGACCGACTATGTGCCAAGGTTGTCCTTTTTGTTTTGGGAATAGGGACTAATGGGAGGTGGCAGTCTAAGTGAACAGATCTTAGCAGAAACATTCTCCGTGAACCTAAACTTCAGTTGTGTCAGAGATGCAGTTTTCCTACAGTTTCTGACAAGTATGGCGAGTACGCCACTTGTCTTTGAGTTATGTTGGAGGCAGCACTCCTTTAGCTCAATTCTACTTTTTGTAACAATATTTCCTAAGCAAGTGTAATGCTAAGTCCTTTCTACATCAGCCGTTACTCCAGTCTTTATCAGTcagacttgtgcagcaagtgctgtgggatggtctgtatgtcaagtgtgttgctgattggtcagtaaataaatcactgattggccattggctaggcaggaagtataggcgggacaaggaaaaggattctgggaagtggaaggctgagtcagagagacactgccagccgccatcaggagaaggaagatgtaaagtaccggtaagccacaagccatgtggcaaagtaaagattaatagaaatgggctaaatataagagtaagagctaga includes:
- the Rnaset2 gene encoding ribonuclease T2 isoform X1 — its product is MAPAAAAVRGALPGRLSVLAWGLALWCLCGAGPLWSGSHEWKKLILTQHWPPTVCKEVNSCRDTLDYWTIHGLWPDKAEDCNQSWHFNLNEIQDLLLDMKIYWPDVIHPSSNRSRFWKHEWDKHGTCAAQLDALNSEKKYFGKSLDLYKQLDLNSILLKFGIKPSINYYQLADFKDALTRFYGVVPKIQCLLPEQGEKVQTVGQIELCFTKEDFHLRNCTEPGEQLSSNQGAWPAVGASTHGMMVCEDGPIFYPPPAKTQH
- the Rnaset2 gene encoding ribonuclease T2 isoform X2: MSGSHEWKKLILTQHWPPTVCKEVNSCRDTLDYWTIHGLWPDKAEDCNQSWHFNLNEIQDLLLDMKIYWPDVIHPSSNRSRFWKHEWDKHGTCAAQLDALNSEKKYFGKSLDLYKQLDLNSILLKFGIKPSINYYQLADFKDALTRFYGVVPKIQCLLPEQGEKVQTVGQIELCFTKEDFHLRNCTEPGEQLSSNQGAWPAVGASTHGMMVCEDGPIFYPPPAKTQH
- the Rnaset2 gene encoding ribonuclease T2 isoform X3, yielding MKIYWPDVIHPSSNRSRFWKHEWDKHGTCAAQLDALNSEKKYFGKSLDLYKQLDLNSILLKFGIKPSINYYQLADFKDALTRFYGVVPKIQCLLPEQGEKVQTVGQIELCFTKEDFHLRNCTEPGEQLSSNQGAWPAVGASTHGMMVCEDGPIFYPPPAKTQH